The sequence GCTTCCGAGGCTTTTAGAATCGCCTTCAGTAGGAATTTCCTCTGAAGAATCGAGTAGCAGGTTCATGTGTTGGTCAAAACCTAAAAGAGTACCTCTAATGGTCTTGTTTCCTTTGAGTTTTATCAATACAACTTGACTGATACTCTCATCCAATACTTTTACTGCCATATCAACGGACATCAATAATCACTTATTGACATGGATATCGAGGCGTTATATTAAATTTCCATTGGTGAAACTATGAGCTTCGCCCAGTAAGGCAAGTTTGACACTTTTTTCCGAGATTTTTAACGATTTTAGCTAAAATCACTTGTCCGTCTCTCTTTGTAGCTTTTCTAGGATCACCCCATATTCCGTTTTTGGTAGCTTTGGGAAATGATTGATTTGCTAGTCTTCCAAGTTTTTTGATTTCTTGTTTTGTCATTCCTTCTGTATCTAATCCTTTTTTTGCCAAGTTCATTTTGACATTTTTTGAAATTGCCAGCATTAGTGACGTTTCAACAAATCCTGCGTGGTCAAACTCTCTTTCCATAAAATACCAGTAAGAGAGTGGGAATACTTTGAGTTTATTTTTTGTAATTTTCTTTAGTTTGACATCTAGATTTTTTATTGGTTTTAGATTTCCATGATGACCATTAATTATGAAAATAGTTTTGATGTTATTTGATAATAACGATGTGCACAAATCAGTTAGAATAGTTCGTAAAGTTGATTCTCTTATACTCAGATTAAAAAATGGTGCATGCTCATACGAAACTCCATAGTTTAGTGTAGGTAGTAATAGATATCCATATTTTTCTGAGATCTTTTTTGCAACTTCAGTTACAATATCTGAATCAGTTGATACTGGTAAGTGTGGTCCATGTTGCTCAATTGAGCCTACTGGAATAACTGCAACTTGCTTTTTATTTGAAATTAATTTCCTTAAATTAGGATCAAACTGTGATTTGATATCTACCATTTAATTCACTTAGATTTGATGTGAACCTTTCTCCAGCGAACTTCAAGTTTGTTTTCTAAATGCATTTTCATTGCTTTTAGTAAAGTATCTGCTTCTAATTTTTGTCCTTTAGTTTTCATTTTTTCTAATGTATCATTTGGATCAACTTTGAAAGAGTCTTGGAATATAATTGGTCCTTGATCCAAGTTCTCCGTTACATAGTGGGATGTAACACCGACAATCTTTGTACCTCTTTCAAAAGCTTGTGCATATGCTGATGCTCCTGGAAATGCTGGTAGTAATGATGGATGAATGTTAATTATTCTATCTGGATATCTCCAAACAAAGTTAGGACTGAGAATTCTCATGTATCTTGCAAGTGAGATTAAATCAATATCATACTTTTTACATATTTGAATAATTTTATCTTCAGCCTTGTC comes from Nitrosopumilus oxyclinae and encodes:
- a CDS encoding LSm family protein encodes the protein MSVDMAVKVLDESISQVVLIKLKGNKTIRGTLLGFDQHMNLLLDSSEEIPTEGDSKSLGSIVVRGDNVVMISPPPAQN
- a CDS encoding creatininase family protein: MVDIKSQFDPNLRKLISNKKQVAVIPVGSIEQHGPHLPVSTDSDIVTEVAKKISEKYGYLLLPTLNYGVSYEHAPFFNLSIRESTLRTILTDLCTSLLSNNIKTIFIINGHHGNLKPIKNLDVKLKKITKNKLKVFPLSYWYFMEREFDHAGFVETSLMLAISKNVKMNLAKKGLDTEGMTKQEIKKLGRLANQSFPKATKNGIWGDPRKATKRDGQVILAKIVKNLGKKCQTCLTGRSS